The DNA region GACCCAGGCGACGTAGAGCATGATGCGGTTCCTCCTCCGGGCACGGGCGATGGCCAGCGGGCGCAGGATGGCGGCCTGCCGGTCCAGGCTGATGACGACGGTGACGAAGGCGGAGGCGTACATGGCCAGCAGCCGGAGGTACATGAGGAGGCGGCAGGCCAGGTCGCCCGCCCGCCACTGCAGCGTGATGTTCCAGACGGCGTCCAGCGGCATCACCGCCACCGTCACCAGCAGGTCGGCAGCGGccaggtgcagcagcagcaggcggaTGTGGgagcgccggccgccccgccggcccctcgcTGCCCGCAGCACCGCCAGGTTGCAGCCGGCGGAGAGGGCGAAGAGGGCGAAGGTGACGGCCACGCGGGCCTGGGCGGCGGGGGAGAAGGTGGGCAGCCGCAGGGGCTCCTCGCCGCCCTCGGCCTGGGGGCTCCAGGCGCAGCCCCGCTCGGGGGGGGGCAGGCTGCCGGGGGGCTCCGCGCTGGCGTTCCCCACTGCAAGGGCTGGGTCCGGACGGCCCCTTCCTGCCGCGACAGGCAGACAGGCAGCGGCGGCCTGCCCGGAgggggctctggggtgggggCTCCGGGGGGGACGGGTCACACTCAGCGTGGGAGGTCCCGTCCCCTggagccccgctccctgcccagggccACGGCGCCCGCaccgcaccccctgccccagctcactGCATTCCCGTCTTCGGCTGCTCTCTGCGTCCCCGCTGCTCCTccagagcccccagcagcccccccacaccccacagcGCTATGGGGGGCTTGGCACCAAGCGGGGCGGAGGGAGACAGTCTCAGCTGACCTCAGCCCGCCACCTACCCCAGGCCATTCCCGCCGCCCATCCAGCCCCCACCCCGGAGCATCCCTCGTGGTCCTGCACGGGGATGGAGACCCTCTGAGCCCGATGCCGCAGCCCCTGGGGCACCAgaagcccctctccccccgccgcctCACCTCCAGGCAGGGCGTCctgcccagcaccgcccagccaGGCCATGTCAGGGCCGCTGCTCACACGCTGCCGGGTCTCCACGCCGAGGGCTCCTGCATCCGCGCCGTGCCCGGTGGCAGCGAGCCGGTGGGGGCCAGGGAAAGAGGGGGAGCAGGGCGGGTACCGCCGGCGCCCGCAGCCACCTCCGCGCCTGCTGCTGGGCCACGCTCAGCAGGCGGCCGGTGGGATGCCCTTGGTAGCTCGGGTTGCTCCTTGACGTAGCCAGCCCACTTGGAACAGCTTGGTCCTTCGCCCCGCGCCACCCACACGCACGCAAAGACGCGTAAGCGTGcacagtgcacacacacacgcgcgcgcgtgGAGCCTCAAATGCCCATTCCTGTTGACGCACGCACAGAtgcgcacacgcacgcacgcatgcacacgcagCTCTGCCCTGAGGTCTGAGCCCCGCTACCCCCCgcccccaggcaggcagctctcGCTGCACCGGCTCATCCCAAATCCCGTCCTAACAGTGCGGGGCTGCCGTGGcccctgctcagcaccctggggggctgcctgccccaggaAGCTGCCGGGGTcaccccccgccggggccgggcagtAGGTGCCCGAGGCACCGTGGGAGGGACCCCCCCGCCTGAGCGTGCCCCAGCCTGGGTGGGTGCCgcagcctgccctccccggggctgggactgctgctgccagggccGGGATCGGGGTGCACGAAGGCTCCTCGCTTTGGGGTGCATCATTTGGAGCGGGCCAGAGACCCGCAGGTCCCTTCTCCCAGCCGGCTGCTCCCCTAGATCGTGGCTGTCCCCACGGCCAGAgcgtgtccccgtgtgtccccaagTCCCTTGAGAcccggctggggaggggggagctgcagcctgggggagggcagggggggctgcTTTACATCTCAAAGGCTTCGCCCCCCTGGCAGTGGGAATTAACATTATTAGCAAGTCATTTCACAGATAAGCGGGGCTCATTAGCCCTGCAGAccccctgccccagagcccctGGGGTGGGCGGAGAAGGCCCCCCCGACGCATTAGCACCCGGCTGTCAGCCCCCACCGGGGTCCCTGTAATGGATTCTCCagacccccgccggccgcaggcCCCTGCACCCCGCAGGGAGCTgctgagggggctggggggcagaggggccccatctgcagccccccccctcccctccacggTCTCCAGCCCGATGGGCTCAGTCCCGGCCCCACGCCCGAGCCCTTCCCCTGTTGCtggaccccaaaaccccacatTTAACCCTGCGCTGTGGGGGCTCTCACGGGCACCAGCACGGGGGCAGGCGACGCGCGGCTCGCACCGAGCCCCAGGGCCGGATCCGGAGGGTGCTGGTGACCCCTCCCTGGCCGGGGGACAGGAGGTGTCTCTCCCGATCCCTCCCTGCAATTGCTTTCCCAGATGCCGTCCAGCCGCCCCGCAGCTGCGTGCTgcggcccccagccctgcagcccagcaaggCGATGCCGGATCCGTGCCGGAGCCCCTGCAGAGCGGCAGCTTGACCGGCTCAGCCATCCTCTCCCAGCCCCAAACCCATTCCTGGAGCCGACGCGGTGGCTCGGGCATGCTGCACCCCGTCCCACGCCCAGGTCCTGCCACGGGAACAGCCACGCGGTGACACACGGGGGGGCACAAGGGTTTATTTATGTACAGTCGCAGCCACCCCAGCAGGTCCGGCACGGCTCCAGGCTCACGCAAGAGGCAGCtcgtccccccccagctcccagctgtcCAAGGGGGGACGCGCGTCCCCCGAGCTGCAGGCAGCCGGACGGTGCATCGTGGGGCCGCGTGGCACCGGCTGCTCCGGCACCGGGGAGCTGGGGGCTCGTCCGGGTCAGTCCtggggctgcggtgggagcagAGCCTCCAAGAGAGAGAGCAGGTCTGCGGAGAGGTCCtgggggggagcagagggtggGTGAGACGGTGACCGGCCAGGGCAGGGGTCCAGGGCAGGGGTCCAGGGCAAGGCCGGGGTCTCGGGGCATGCAGGAACGGGGGCTGACAAAGCCCACCCACCGGGAGGGCTCCCAGACAGGGCCAGGCGGGAGCACAGcctcagctctgccccagctgatGGGACCCCAACAAACACGAGGGCACCGGGCAGGATCGGGGCAGGCTGAGGGATCCACGAGCACCCGCTCCAGGGAGCAGGGGGGACACCTCTCTGTTCCCAACCCCAGACAAGGCTGTTGTTACCCCAAAACCAGTCCCCGCAGTGCCCCAAGCCAAGGGGGCCCCGAGCGCAGCGGGGGGCTTGAGCACTGCCCCATTGCAGCCCCACGCTGGGGGCCACCGGGGCCCACCCCGCCCCTTGCCAGCGCACGTACCTGGGTGACCGTCCCTGCATCCACAAACTCCGGCAGCATCAGCCCCGCGTCCAGGAGGGGGTCACCGGGGAGGTCCGGGGGGGCCCCTGCCCCTGCGGAGTgaggaggggacagccaggaggaCACGTTGGAGGCGACAGCCCCGTGCAgctctgggggggtccctgtcgcAGGGATGTAGGGGGGCGACCCCCAGGCCCCCGTCCCCATGTCAGGAACACCAAGCACCTCTGGGGGGGTCCCTCTAGGAGGGCCACAGGGGGGTGACCCCCAGGACCCCGTCCCCAAGCCGGGAGCCCCGTGCAGctccgggggggtccccgccatgGGGGCGGGGGGCAAAGCatcccgcggggccggggctggtgggTGCAGACGGAGGTCCGGGGGCCGGCAGCAccccaggccctgggggcagagggggcagTGGCggggggccgccccccgccgccgggccagCGCCTCCTCGCTGAGCCCCAGCAGGGCCGAGAGGTGGGCGATGTAGCGGATGGCGAGGCGCAGGGTCTCGATCTTGGTGAGGCTCTGCCCCGCGGGTGCCAGCGCGGGCGGCAGGTAGTGTCGCAGCCGTAGCAGCGCCTGCGCCAGCCGCCGCATCCGCAGCTTCTCCCGCTCGCTGGCGCTCTGCCGtgggccccccggccccgggccccggaCCCCCTTCCTGCCCCCGGGGCCGCCACGCAGGCGGGTGGCGGTGGGCCCGCGGCAGGgtccccgggcagcggcgggggacGAGAGGCCGCAGGAGTCAGGCGAGGGTGCGGGTGAGCTGCTGCTGTAGCCCTCGGGGTCCGGGGGTCCGCAGCAGCCCCAGTCCTGCAGCAGGGCCGTGGCGGGGAGCGAGAGACCGGGGGCTGCCGAGCGGGCCATGGCTGCGGGGCCGTGTGCCGGCGTCCCCCGGCCGCCCTGGCTTTATGCGGAGCTGGAGGTGTGAAGTGGCACCTTCGTGGCCGGCATCAGCAGCACTTCAAAGGCCGGCTTTGAACATGCGGGTGACGAATTTTACCCCAGCGGTGTGAGGCTGCTCCGTGCTGCCCACCCCCAGCATCCCCTacccccccgcaccgccccgaGGATGGGGCTTGGCCCCACGcgggggctgcagtggggtctgcagtgggggctgcagtgggggctgcagtgggggctGTTGGGGGGTCTCcagtgggggctgcagtgggggctgcagtggggtgcGAGCCGCAGCAGTGCCGGCTCCGGGTGTCCACGTCCTCGCCACGCAGCGTggccccagcctggcagcagcgtGGCCCCAGCCGGGCACCCCCCGTGCCCGGCGCGGCTCTGCGGGACGCCGACCCCCGCGCCCGGTaccggcgggcccggcccggcccggccccccctcccgccgcagGACCCCGCGAACGGCGTTTCGCGCGCCGCCCCCGCTgagccccggcccgggccgcggccgcggctcGGTGCCCGCCGgtgcggcggaggggggggcccgggcgcggcggccccgcgggggggcggggctgggaggggcccCCCCGCCGCGTTCCCAGGCCCCGCAGGTGTCGGTGCCGGCGGGTGCGAAGGTTTCCAGGGAaacccggccccgccgcgggaaGGGAAACCCATCAGGGAGCGAGCGGGGGGCgaggcaccggcaccggcaccggcaccggcacggccccgcggTGCCTGGCGGTACAGGACCCCCGCACGGCAATGTGCACGGCCCCGGGGGTGCGGTGGTGGGCACGGGACCCCCATACCGGCTGTGCACAGCCCCCCCATACCGGGTGTGCACAGCCCCGGGGTACACGGTGGGCACGGGACCCCCCATACCGGGTGTGCACGGCCCCGGGGTACGGCAGTGGGCACGGGACCCCCCATACCGGGTGTGCACGGCCCCCCAGTACGGGGTGCACACAGGCTCCCCATTATCAGGTATCAGCCACGGAGCTGGGCCCGGGGCACAGGGCCGCTGCGGGGCACGGCGCTGGGCACAGGGCACGGCACCCGCAGTGGGGTGCAGGGCCGGCCGCTCCCCAGGGAAGCGCTGGCCACAATGGCAAGTGAGCCAGCGCCCCGTTGCTGGCAGGCTCGTGGCTCCCAGTGGTCACGTGAAGCTTGTTCAGTTTCCCGTGGCAATGCCGTGACACGAGGCGATGAGGTAGACCCTGCTTATTGCGCACCGCAGGCCGAGCGCCCCTGCCTGCCATTATCTCCCCGCAGGCACTGCAGACGTGGCACGAAAACGCCGGAGTTAATTGCTATAAATCCCCTCTGCGCTCTCGCTGGAGGAAGTGCCGAGCCACTGCCCTGTCCAAGGTCCGAGGCCACCGGTGCCAACCCAGACCTGCGGCACGTCTCTGATGTCACAGGAGACTGACGCCATCCCAGAGCCCATctccggggccgggggctgcaaCGGGGGTCCGgcggcagcctggccccaggagCGTGGCCGGGTGCTCTGCGGGGTGCTCTGCACCCGACGGCACGGCCCGGGGCACGGCCCCTTCCCCGCGCGCCCctcggcgctgccccggccccgctcgcccccaTTCCCAGGCCCCCTCCTGGGTCTCATTAGCTGATGAGCTCCCGGGTAATGAGTTCTGCGGCCCCGCTGGGCAGGCGCTTCCCACCTCCCTCTGTGTTTAGACAAGTGCTGGAGCACGGCTGGGCTGTGACAGCGCTGGCCGTGGGGTCAGAGCCCCCCTGGGGCAGAGCCCGCAGCCCCTCACTCCTCGGGGGAGATGGAGTCCCCCCACATCCCTCCTGTCCGCGTCGGTGGAGGGTGGGCACAGGGCCGCGGGGTGGACGTGGCGAGGGCACTGGGAGATCTGCGGGGCCTCCTGACGGTGCTGCCAGGCAAAGCTGGCCAAAGTCCTCCCCAGGCAGCCGGTGCCCGCCTCGAACCCGtgccccaggaggagccagcCCTCCTGCTGAGGGAGTCCCACCGGGCGCTGCTGGGGCCCCTCCCCAGGACACCTTGCTGCCCACCTTGGACCCACCATCCCCGCTCTGCCACCTCCCGGGGGTCAGACGTCTGCATGGCTCCTGGCCCTGGCCGTGCGCTCCCGGACCTCCGGCTGGGACGGGGACGGCTGGCAGGGATGGTGCCCAGAGGCTGTGCCCAGCCCAGGGGAGAACGCCGCAAAAGCGTCCCGGCAAACGGCCCTCCGCAGCCAGGAGCGCTGCCCGCCCCGAGCTGGGCGAGCAGCTGCCTCCCCCCGGCTTCTGCGGCGTCCCCCGACCCACGCGCGCGGGCAgggtcccctgccccagcacagtgctgcccgctgcctcccgcACCCCGATCCCGGGTCTGGGGTTTGCACCAGCTGGACAAGCAGCACAGGGAGCCTCAGCTCCATGCAGGGGGGCACAGCCCGGGGGCTCCCCACAAACACACAGGCTGTGCCTCCAGCTTCTCCAGAGCATGCCAGGAGCTCAGAGAGCCAGGGCTGCATCCCACGGGGCCGGGGAGACCGAGGCGGAACGGCCAGGCGCAGGGACGTCACCCGGGAAGGGAGCACGCCGGTCCCACCACCAGTGCACCAGCCTGGCTGccgcacccctgcagccccctgccccgccgggcagTTGGTTGGGGCTGGGAGCGcacccgggacccccggccctcGGGCTGGGAGCTGGGCGGGAGGCAGGTGAGGTGTGGGGACACCGCGGGGTGTCGGGGCTGGCTGCTCAGGGTCCCGCCGCTGGAAAATCAAGTCCCGGCAGCGCAGCCGGCCCCGCAGAGCCGCCATGCGGGGCAGCGCGGGCTCTGGCAGGGCTGGTGAGCACGTTAGCATCTCTCACGGCCGTGTGAATTGGTCCCCGCACACTTCCCAGCGCCGGGCAGTGCCAATTAAGGGCCGGAGGAGTCAGAACTGACACCTCTGCAAATGGGCCCGGCATTCCCAGGCTCccggccggccccagcccggctctgTAGGTTTTGACACCTCCAGGCGGTCACAAAGGTGTCGCCTCGCACCCCAGCCCCGCATAAAGCCGGGGCTGCCCAGGCACCCCCAGACGTGGGCGGCCGAGCGGACCCCAGCCATGgccggacccccagccccactcctgctCCGGGGCCTCCAGCCCCCGGCGGGCTGCGCCCTGTTCCAGGACCGGGCCGGGGCCCTCGCCAGCGCTGCCTCCCCGCTCCCTTCTGCAAAGCCCCCCGGCGCATCCTCGTGTCCCCCGCAGGGCCGGCGGccaggggccggggggcggcagggcagcgggggcgagccggggcggtgcggggccccGGGGGGCCCGCGGCAGAGCGCCAGCGAGCGGGAGAAGCTGCGGATGCGGCGGCTGGCGCGGGCGCTGCTACGGCTGCGACACTACCTGCCGCCCGCGCTGGCACCCGCGGGGCAGAGCCTCACCAAGATCGAGACCCTGCGCCTCGCCATCCGCTACATCGCCCACCTCTCGGCCCTGCTGGGGCTCGGCGAGGAGGCGctggcccggcggcggggggcggccccccGCCActgccccctctgcccccagggcctggggTGCTGCCGGCCCCCGGACCTCCGTCTGCAcccaccagccccggccccgcggggtgcTTCGCCCCCTGGCACTgtgggctgggggtcccctcctatggcggggacccccccggagCTGCACGGGGCTCCCGACATGGGGACAGGGGCCTGGGGGTCACCCCCCTGTGGCCCCGCTGCGGGAACCCCCCCAGAGGTGCTTGGTGTTCCTGACATGGGGACGGGGGTCTGGGGGTCGCCCCCCTACATCCCTGCAGCCGGGACCCCCTCGGAGCTGCACAGGACCCCTGGCTCCCTCTCAGGGTCCTGGtcatcaccgccatgcagcctcGGAGCAGGGACCCCGCCGGAGCCCCCCCGGCGATGTGCCACGGCCACAGGCACCGGGACGGCTTCCTCCGGCTGCTTGGAGCCTGcggcccacccccagcctcccggGGCAGGAATGACGGACAcgggaccccctgggacccccgtGCGCGGCTCCCAGCTGCCTGCGCGCTGCCAGGTACGCacggccccctccccagcccctgctcccgcACCCACCGCccccgcgggcagcggggctgggggagagcccGGGGGTGGGCGGGAAGGGGACGGGGGGGTGCACGGTCCCCGCGGGGTGTGGGCAGGGCTGCACCAGCAAAGCCACCTGCATGCCGTGGCCGGGGCGTCTgcgtgggctggggggcacagcgTGATGCGTGCTGAGCCGCAGAGCCGGCccgggtgcggggcggggggcacggcgtGCGGGGTGGGGGGCGCGGTACCACCCCGCGGCCGCTCGCCTGACCCAGCTCTTTCTGCACAGCTTGGCAGCCCACCAGCCCTGGACAGGCTTGTCTCCCCGGCCCCCCGAGCAGCCCCCGTCCCGCCCAGCCGCGCCCCAGCATGGCactgggggtgctggagctgaTCCCGCACCCCCGGCCGGAGAGGCAGCGCGGGGGACGGCAGCGTGGCCGTGCCACAGAGCCGCACGGGATGGGTACCGGGGAAGGGTTCCTCATTAAAGCTGCCGTGCACCGCTGCACCCTGACTCGTTACTGCAGGACCCCGCTCGCCACGCCCCGGGCCCGGGGCACCCCAGAGGCCGGCACCCCCCCACGCGCAGCCAGGCGCTGCCTCCGGGCCAGGGGCTCGGTGCCCCCCTCCTAGCCCACCCCGCAGCTCGGAGATGTCCCCAGAGCTGGGGTGACGGAGGGACCCACCACCCGGGGTcttccccagccccgctgacCGCCGGAAGGGCAGCTCCCACCCGCCCCGTGGGTCCCGACCCACCCCTGTGCTCAAACCGTCCAGCTCCGTCCCTTCAGGGACCTGGGCACCCAAGGGGGACGGTCCCCGAGGGgccggctgccagcagcccctcctgccagggcagcTCGGGACGCCGCGGCCGCCTCCTGCCCGGACCCCGCGGCGGGACGGTGCGGAGGCACCGCGGCCCGAGAGGGAGCGGGCACGCCAGCCCCCCGCGCCGGGTGCGGGTCGGGGCCCAGCAGGAGAGCTCGCACCCAGCCGTCAGacggaggggccggggggctggcgTCTGCAAAGCCCCAGAGCCACTTAGCACCAGGCTCCTAACGGCCCGGGGGGCTCTGtgtccccggcccccggcccctgcccacCGCGGGGTCCCAGGCACTTCCTGACCgggccccggcacagccccccagGCCGGCACgcgccccgtgccccccagcacGCAGGGCAGCCGGCGAAAGCTGATGTGCCAGCCTTTATTTACACGGCTCGGGCCCTGCGCGAGCCTGCGGAGCCCGGTGCCGCCCCAGGCAGCCGAGGGcagcggggcccccccgcccgaagcccccccgccccccctctgCTGCCCATCATACAGGCGCCAggccctgcccgcaggcagcggACCCTGCCCCTCACGAGCAGCGAAGGGCCTGGCCGGGCTGGCCCGGGGGGAGCGCGGGCGCTGCCAGGAGGGatttggggctgggggccggAGGGGATGGagtgagcagagctggggagTGGGCGAGTGTCCGGCCCGGCCACGGAGCGGCGGGCTCTGGGAGCTTTGGGCTCGGCCCCCGCAGCCCGTCCCGTGCCAGCCGGCcctgcggccgggccgggaggaGGGTGCGCAGCGGCTGGGGCCGCCCGGTTAGCTGGCGGCGACCGCGTCCTGGAACCAGGCCAGCACCGTCTTCTCGTTCTCCTTCACCCAGGCCATGTTGGCACGGGTCCTCTCCAGCGCCTGCTCCAGCGCCCGCGTCCCCGACCCGAAGCCGACGTCCTGGTTGTCTGCCTTGAAGTCCTCCAGCTGCCAGGGagaagaggggctggagcaggttGTGGGGCCCCCCaacagcccccagcagcaccccgggaCGGGGACAGAAGCTGCCCGGACCCCTGGGCACacgaggggcaggggcaggggcaggagcccccCCTCCCAAGGGCAGGTTGCAAGGTGCCGGCAGCGCAGAGCCACgcccctgctcctgccggggctggggaccctgGTGCCCAGTCCCACGGACCCTGCCAGGGTCCAGcctcacctgcagcagctcaAACTCCGTGGAGAACCGCTGGGTCACGGCTAAAATCAGccgggagaaggagaaggagccgCCCCCGTacctgggagagca from Mycteria americana isolate JAX WOST 10 ecotype Jacksonville Zoo and Gardens chromosome 6, USCA_MyAme_1.0, whole genome shotgun sequence includes:
- the LOC142411034 gene encoding uncharacterized protein LOC142411034, with product MARSAAPGLSLPATALLQDWGCCGPPDPEGYSSSSPAPSPDSCGLSSPAAARGPCRGPTATRLRGGPGGRKGVRGPGPGGPRQSASEREKLRMRRLAQALLRLRHYLPPALAPAGQSLTKIETLRLAIRYIAHLSALLGLSEEALARRRGAAPRHCPLCPQGLGCCRPPDLRLHPPAPAPRDALPPAPMAGTPPELHGAPGLGTGSWGSPPCGPPRGTPPEVLGVPDMGTGAWGSPPYIPATGTPPELHGAVASNVSSWLSPPHSAGAGAPPDLPGDPLLDAGLMLPEFVDAGTVTQDLSADLLSLLEALLPPQPQD